A single Coregonus clupeaformis isolate EN_2021a chromosome 39, ASM2061545v1, whole genome shotgun sequence DNA region contains:
- the LOC123482867 gene encoding zinc finger and SCAN domain-containing protein 21-like: MDEREDFVNIFQTQVKTVLDILLNVAVSEITHIFQGTSGNATIQNGVLPVALCAGDHATQTVQAYRLKNALERAICTHRETTEVTRRATQHDGGEALSGSVAMPRADDGEDIDIHLKDERLDWEVVKIGVFEEGGSDRLGNSMQQSEENECLVSEVKSEPSTYSEIWEPHCIHTEDRAATTLSLCSNDNVSLNSPTDGLTEQEMQVGTSQTPHPVPQKRLLFPLPISVSTLKEELKELDQEREKLESVPIAISTPVDSEQQPPNTLRTIELEPMFRRPVERLEALTDCDITGAALKVEPPGCPGPPELKEEEIVMVRHAAQQSTEQHNDNTATTQQLSTLQEPILAQENTHVHAATQPSTILNPAAKEEQRDRGGPVLRVTRSRKGCDTTSTALRHTLTSSRTPHRAPLTPTTTPPHRFPSTPPLLPHELEKQMRTCSVKLKDMRLVGQCHRRLRICWDCSKIFYRKRKLRRHRRLNHTGEKPYCCSQCQRAFSLRKNLKKHQRAHAGEKPYHCKDCGKQFRCNGKLKIHMRFHTGEKPFGCTLCGKKYRVLKNLERHMVTAHANPPPGQRLNR, encoded by the exons ATGGATGAACGCGAAGACTTCGTCAACATTTTTCAAACACAGGTTAAGACGGTTTTGGATATTCTGTTGAATGTCGCCGTATCGGAGATAACACATATTTTCCAAGGCACTTCGGGTAACGCTACTATCCAAAATGGAGTTTTACCCGTTGCTCTTTGTGCCGGAGACCACGCCACACAAACGGTGCAGGCATATAGACTGAAGAATGCATTGGAGAGGGCAATATGCACACACCGGGAAACCACTGAAGTGACACGACGTG CAACTCAACATGATGGTGGGGAGGCCCTCAGTGGCTCTGTTGCTATGCCAAGGGCTGATGATGGTGAAGACATAGACATTCATCTTAAAGATGAG AGATTGGACTGGGAGGTGGTGAAGATTGGTGTCTTTGAGGAGGGAGGCAGTGACCGTCTTGGGAACAGCATGCAAC AGAGTGAAGAAAATGAATGTCTTGTCTCGGAAGTGAAGTCTGAACCGTCAACATACTCAGAGATCTGGGAGCCCCACTGCATACACACTGAAGACAGAGCCGCCACCACCCTGTCACTGTGTTCAAATGACAACGTATCCTTAAACTCCCCGACAGACGGACTGACTGAACAGGAGATGCAGGTCGGTACTTCCCAGACCCCACATCCAGTGCCCCAGAAACGGCTTCTATTTCCTCTTCCTATCTCAGTCAGCACACTAAAAGAAGAACTAAAAGAACTGGACCAAGAAAGGGAAAAACTGGAGTCTGTTCCCATCGCCATCAGCACGCCGGTGGATTCGGAACAGCAACCACCCAACACCCTTAGAACTATAGAACTAGAACCCATGTTTAGAAGACCTGTTGAACGCCTGGAAGCACTCACTGACTGTGACATCACTGGTGCTGCTCTCAAAGTAGAGCCGCCAGGATGCCCGGGACCACCGGAGCTCAAGGAGGAGGAGATTGTGATGGTCAGGCATGCTGCACAACAAAGTACAGAACAGCACAATGACAACACAGCAACAACACAACAACTAAGCACACTACAAGAGCCCATTCTCGCCCAAGAGAACACCCATGTACATGCGGCCACACAACCAAGCACTATACTAAACCCAGCCGCAAAGGAGGAGCAGCGAGACCGAGGAGGACCAGTGTTGAGAGTGACCAGAAGCAGGAAAGGCTGTGACACCACTTCCACAGCACTTCGACACACCCTCACCTCCTCCAGAACACCGCACCGTGCCCCCCTCACCCCCACCACCACTCCACCTCACCGCTTCCCCTCCACTCCACCACTGCTGCCCCATGAGCTGGAGAAGCAGATGAGAACCTGTTCAG TGAAGCTCAAGGACATGCGGCTGGTGGGACAGTGTCACCGTCGCCTGCGCATCTGCTGGGACTGCAGCAAGATCTTCTACCGGAAACGGAAGCTGCGGCGGCACCGCCGTTTAAACCACACCGGAGAGAAACCGTACTGCTGCTCCCAGTGTCAACGGGCGTTCTCGCTCAGGAAGAACCTGAAGAAGCACCAGAGGGCCCACGCAGGGGAGAAACCGTACCACTGTAAAGACTGCGGGAAGCAGTTCCGGTGCAATGGGAAACTGAAGATCCACATGAGGtttcacacaggggagaaaccctttGGCTGCACCCTCTGTGGCAAAAAATACAGGGTGCTGAAGAATTTAGAGAGACACATGGTCACCGCACACGCCAACCCACCCCCTGGCCAACGTCTTAACCGTTAG